A DNA window from Fragaria vesca subsp. vesca linkage group LG3, FraVesHawaii_1.0, whole genome shotgun sequence contains the following coding sequences:
- the LOC101294924 gene encoding isoleucine--tRNA ligase-like, translating into MVTELSGDTISWEAGAYVKGRHLETVSVVSKAIDEKRDIALLICLLGGSYSIRFYALVELSTALFGKPAFQNLICNGHVLADDKEKKTSKSLKNYPPPIDVIDQNVAVVFIVTHCSYYSFSIISDQISVVQDVVRFIPN; encoded by the exons ATGGTGACGGAACTGTCGGGAGATACTATTTCTTGGGAAGCAGGCGCATATGTGAAGGGTAGACATTTGGAAACAGTTTCCGTGGTAAGCAAGGCGATTGACGAGAAAAGAGACATTGCCCTTTTAATCTGTTTACTGGGAGGCAGTTATAGTATAAG GTTCTACGCTCTTGTGGAGTTATCTACTGCATTATTTGGCAAACCTGCCTTTCAGAATCTCATTTGCAATGGACATGTACTTGCTGACGATAAGGAAAAAAAAACGAGTAAAAGTCTGAAAAATTATCCTCCACCAATTGATGTTATCGATCAGAATGTAGCTGTTGTGTTTATTGTAACTCACTGTTCGTATTATAGTTTCAGTATCATTTCTGATCAGATATCTGTTGTGCAGGATGTAGTACGCTTTATACCTAATTAA